A window of the Juglans microcarpa x Juglans regia isolate MS1-56 chromosome 5D, Jm3101_v1.0, whole genome shotgun sequence genome harbors these coding sequences:
- the LOC121265338 gene encoding mitochondrial pyruvate carrier 4-like yields MAASKLQAFLNHPAGPKTIHFWAPTFKWGISIANIADFSKPPEKLSYPQQIAVACTGIIWSRYSTVITPKNWNLFSVSFAMAGTGLYQLSRQIRHDYFSNEEVPVAQE; encoded by the exons ATGGCGGCTTCGAAGCTCCAAGCGTTCTTGAACCACCCGGCCGGACCTAAAACCA TTCACTTTTGGGCACCAACTTTCAAATGGGGCATCAGCATAGCCAACATTGCCGACTTCTCCAAACCACCAGAAAAGCTTTCATATCCTCAGCAAATAG CGGTTGCATGCACTGGAATTATCTGGTCACGTTATAGCACTGTAATCACCCCG AAGAATTGGAACCTTTTTAGTGTAAGTTTTGCAATGGCAGGGACGGGACTCTACCAACTTTCACGCCAAATAAG gCATGATTATTTCTCCAATGAAGAAGTACCTGTTGCACAAGAATGA
- the LOC121265340 gene encoding uncharacterized protein DDB_G0285917-like, with protein sequence MEGVGARLGRSSTRYGPATVFNGAVRKWKKKWVHVAPSTSAASNNTTTTTNHSHQIHNQNNKSNGSTNGNNGSHLLLYKWTPITQSNNGNNSNGDRNSGKDDAAAAPEEPPRRKFKYIPIAVLEEQKNEDAENEAAEKVDDDSKSIDTESTPRGDILDEKPDINDLPEESQENNQVVCQDLNESTLDLSLGLKGHDGDHEPDSKLIR encoded by the exons ATGGAGGGGGTGGGGGCCCGACTGGGGCGCTCCTCGACTCGGTACGGACCGGCCACGGTGTTCAATGGGGCAGTGAGGAAGTGGAAGAAGAAGTGGGTCCACGTAGCGCCATCTACTAGTGCTGCCTCTAAcaacaccaccaccactaccaaTCACTCTCACCAGATTCAcaaccaaaacaacaaaagCAACGGCTCGACCAACGGTAATAACGGTTCACATCTACTGCTTTACAAGTGGACCCCAATCACTCAGAGCAACAACGGCAATAACAGTAATGGTGACAGGAATTCTGGCAAGGATGACGCAGCGGCTGCTCCGGAGGAACCGCCTCGTCGTAAATTCAAATACATTCCA ATTGCCGTTCTAGAGGAACAGAAGAATGAGGATGCCGAAAACGAAGCTGCTGAAAAGGTTGATGACGATTCTAAATCAATTGATACTGAGTCCACCCCCAGGGGAGACATTTTGGATGAAAAACCTGACATTAATGATTTGCCAGAGGAAAGTCAG GAAAATAATCAAGTAGTATGCCAAGATCTGAACGAAAGCACTTTGGATTTGAGTTTAGGCTTGAAGGGGCATGATGGTGACCATGAGCCTGATTCAAAACTGATCAGATGA
- the LOC121265648 gene encoding LOW QUALITY PROTEIN: BAG family molecular chaperone regulator 8, chloroplastic-like (The sequence of the model RefSeq protein was modified relative to this genomic sequence to represent the inferred CDS: inserted 2 bases in 1 codon; substituted 1 base at 1 genomic stop codon) produces MGPAQCFPLCLSARVIQTPFHTFLVRRSRTLRHLKDLAVIKSTFNSLKSSLSIETHFDWVALSHKAMDLLLKLDTIQGGDPMIREGKRSISRDXFLEFMDXVSVKRHGLREGIAREMGVEGLRLGMHFVSQMRDLRRAREQEGME; encoded by the exons ATGGGACCAGCTCAATGCTTTCCTCTTTGCTTATCCGCTCGTGTTATACAAACCCCTTTCCATACATTCCTTGTTCGCAGATCAAGAACTTTAAGACATCTCAAAGACCTCGCTGTCATCAAGTCCACTTTCAACTCGCTCAAATCCTCGCTTTCCATTGAGACCCACTTCGATTGGGTTGCTCTTTCTCACAAAGCAATGGATTTGCTTCTCAAGCTTGACACTATTCAG GGTGGAGACCCAATGATTCGGGAAGGGAAGAGGTCGATTAGCAGAGA TTTCTTGGAGTTCATGGATTAAGTTTCAGTAAAAAGGCATGGGCTTCGGGAGGGAATCGCTAGGGAGATGGGAGTTGAAGGGCTTCGACTCGGGATGCACTTTGTTTCACAGATGAGGGATCTTCGTCGAGCTAGGGAACAAGAGGGAATGGAGTGA
- the LOC121264871 gene encoding phosphoribosylglycinamide formyltransferase, chloroplastic isoform X1 → METQSLLSGLCTDPTIFSSFRNAKNPLFFAPSPSSSVSFSQRHKWVSYTTPHSSPQRAWSKQRLNCTNRVENVGDSISHGKDLENGVRRKKLAVFVSGGGSNFRSIHKASLQGSILGDVVVLVTNKRGFISIFGCGGAEYAKDKGIPVVLFPKSKDEPDGLSPSELVSALRRFEVDFIILAGYLKLIPVELIRAYHRSIVNIHPSLLPAFGGKGYYGMKVHKAVIASGARYSGPTIHFVDEHYDTGRILAQSVVPVLANDTAEELAAKVLQEEHRLYVEVTAALCEERIIWRDDGVPLIRCKENPSHYR, encoded by the exons ATGGAAACTCAGAGCTTGCTTTCAGGGTTGTGCACAGACCCAACAATATTTTCATCGTTTCGAAATGCCAAAAATCCATTATTTTTTGCACCATCTCCTTCTTCTTCGGTATCTTTTTCTCAGCGCCATAAATGGGTCTCCTACACAACCCCTCACTCTTCTCCGCAAAGGGCATGGTCTAAGCAGAGATTGAATTGTACTAATCGTGTAGAAAACGTAGGGGATTCTATTTCACATGGGAAAGATTTGGAAAACGGGGTTAGAAGGAAAAAGCTTGCGGTTTTCGTCTCCGGTGGAGGGTCAAACTTCAGGTCCATTCACAAAGCTTCTCTTCAGGGATCAATTCTTGGAGATGTAGTTGTTTTGGTCACAAACAAACGAGGTTTCATTTCTATCTTTG GCTGTGGAGGTGCAGAGTATGCAAAAGATAAGGGCATACCAGTTGTTTTGTTCCCCAAATCAAAAGACGAACCTGATGGACTCTCTCCAAGCGAACTTGTATCTGCGCTTAG GAGATTTGAGGTTGACTTTATAATCTTGGCTGGATATCTAAAACTTATACCAGTAGAGTTGATCCGAGCTTATCATAGATCCATAGTAAACATCCATCCATCACTCCTTCCAGCTTTTGGAGGCAAAGGCTATTATGGTATGAAGGTGCACAAGGCAGTCATTGCTTCTGGAGCAAG ATACTCAGGTCCAACAATACATTTTGTCGATGAACACTATGACACAGGTCGTATCCTTGCTCAAAGTGTTGTCCCCGTGCTTGCTAATGACACTGCAGAGGAGCTGGCAGCAAAAGTTCTTCAGGAG gaaCATCGGCTGTATGTGGAGGTGACAGCAGCATTATGTGAAGAGCGGATAATTTGGAGGGATGATGGTGTTCCTCTCATCCGTTGCAAAGAAAACCCCAGCCATTACAGGTAG
- the LOC121264871 gene encoding phosphoribosylglycinamide formyltransferase, chloroplastic isoform X2 produces METQSLLSGLCTDPTIFSSFRNAKNPLFFAPSPSSSVSFSQRHKWVSYTTPHSSPQRAWSKQRLNCTNRVENVGDSISHGKDLENGVRRKKLAVFVSGGGSNFRSIHKASLQGSILGDVVVLVTNKRGCGGAEYAKDKGIPVVLFPKSKDEPDGLSPSELVSALRRFEVDFIILAGYLKLIPVELIRAYHRSIVNIHPSLLPAFGGKGYYGMKVHKAVIASGARYSGPTIHFVDEHYDTGRILAQSVVPVLANDTAEELAAKVLQEEHRLYVEVTAALCEERIIWRDDGVPLIRCKENPSHYR; encoded by the exons ATGGAAACTCAGAGCTTGCTTTCAGGGTTGTGCACAGACCCAACAATATTTTCATCGTTTCGAAATGCCAAAAATCCATTATTTTTTGCACCATCTCCTTCTTCTTCGGTATCTTTTTCTCAGCGCCATAAATGGGTCTCCTACACAACCCCTCACTCTTCTCCGCAAAGGGCATGGTCTAAGCAGAGATTGAATTGTACTAATCGTGTAGAAAACGTAGGGGATTCTATTTCACATGGGAAAGATTTGGAAAACGGGGTTAGAAGGAAAAAGCTTGCGGTTTTCGTCTCCGGTGGAGGGTCAAACTTCAGGTCCATTCACAAAGCTTCTCTTCAGGGATCAATTCTTGGAGATGTAGTTGTTTTGGTCACAAACAAACGAG GCTGTGGAGGTGCAGAGTATGCAAAAGATAAGGGCATACCAGTTGTTTTGTTCCCCAAATCAAAAGACGAACCTGATGGACTCTCTCCAAGCGAACTTGTATCTGCGCTTAG GAGATTTGAGGTTGACTTTATAATCTTGGCTGGATATCTAAAACTTATACCAGTAGAGTTGATCCGAGCTTATCATAGATCCATAGTAAACATCCATCCATCACTCCTTCCAGCTTTTGGAGGCAAAGGCTATTATGGTATGAAGGTGCACAAGGCAGTCATTGCTTCTGGAGCAAG ATACTCAGGTCCAACAATACATTTTGTCGATGAACACTATGACACAGGTCGTATCCTTGCTCAAAGTGTTGTCCCCGTGCTTGCTAATGACACTGCAGAGGAGCTGGCAGCAAAAGTTCTTCAGGAG gaaCATCGGCTGTATGTGGAGGTGACAGCAGCATTATGTGAAGAGCGGATAATTTGGAGGGATGATGGTGTTCCTCTCATCCGTTGCAAAGAAAACCCCAGCCATTACAGGTAG
- the LOC121264870 gene encoding uncharacterized protein LOC121264870 — MAARIPVRFEWVAAAFQDVSRVGLCESSGSEHSPESPADLSDLVNSFIERDGEVDGDDKEVELEKEQNHEEYSPDSSDSETKEMLRDLFGWDHDGADGDHHNDLKHKIRAETRHASRGLIVDRSSPAFKRQLMARLRDRGFDAGLCKSKWAKSGRFPAGDYEYIDVNISGNRYIVEVLLAREFEIARPTDRYTSLLDVFPPIFVGTVEDLKQVVRLMCRAIKESMKSSDMHVPPWRRNGYMQFKWFGSYKRTTNEVPKGKARSDNHAVAGKRSVGFEALPAISYHCRVDFASKVGLRVGHLTAALEGSGMGMQSLNVE, encoded by the exons ATGGCAGCTAGGATCCCCGTGAGGTTTGAGTGGGTAGCGGCGGCGTTTCAGGACGTGTCAAGGGTGGGCCTCTGCGAGAGCAGCGGGAGTGAGCACTCGCCGGAGAGTCCTGCCGATTTGTCCGATCTTGTGAATTCTTTCATCGAAAGAGATGGCGAAGTTGATGGAGATGACAAAGAGGTAGAGCTTGAAAAGGAACAAAACCATGAAGAGTACTCGCCGGATTCGTCTGATTCCGAGACCAAGGAAATGCTACGGGACCTGTTTGGTTGGGACCACGACGGCGCCGATGGTGATCATCACAACGATTTAAAGCATAAGATTCGTGCTGAAACAAGACACGCAAGCCGCGGGCTGATCGTCGACAGGTCGTCCCCGGCTTTTAAACGACAATTGATGGCTCGCCTACGTGATAGAGGTTTTGATGCTG GCCTTTGCAAATCCAAATGGGCGAAAAGCGGACGGTTCCCAGCTGGGGATTACGAGTACATTGATGTCAATATATCTGGGAACAGATACATTGTCGAAGTTTTGCTAGCCAGAGAATTCGAAATTGCTCGTCCGACGGATCGATACACATCGTTGCTGGATGTTTTTCCACCCATATTTGTGGGTACAGTGGAAGATCTCAAGCAGGTGGTGAGGCTTATGTGCAGGGCTATAAAGGAGTCCATGAAGAGCTCCGACATGCACGTACCGCCATGGAGAAGAAACGGGTACATGCAGTTCAAATGGTTTGGTTCTTATAAGCGGACAACAAACGAAGTTCCGAAAGGGAAAGCACGATCTGACAACCATGCTGTTGCCGGAAAACGATCGGTTGGGTTTGAGGCCTTGCCTGCGATATCTTACCATTGCAGAGTTGATTTTGCAAGTAAAGTCGGGTTAAGAGTTGGGCATTTGACTGCAGCTCTAGAGGGCAGTGGCATGGGCATGCAGTCGTTAAATGtagaataa